A part of Synechococcus sp. KORDI-49 genomic DNA contains:
- a CDS encoding DUF2854 domain-containing protein: MKDFLSPGSLVTVAGGVLTVVGAVAYGTGNANLSLPTIFYGIPILLGGLALKSSELPPARRVTPKAALKNEREQAAPELTKLLSDVTRWRYGQKAHLESSLEALKLWDEDNPPQLEEIEELNEDGGYGLRLRFQLGAIPLERWQARQDRLSRFFSKGLHAELTPLDNDRLDLRLLPVVDG, from the coding sequence ATGAAAGACTTCCTCTCCCCCGGCAGCCTGGTCACGGTGGCCGGAGGCGTGCTCACGGTGGTCGGCGCCGTCGCCTACGGCACAGGTAACGCCAACCTGAGCCTGCCCACGATTTTCTACGGCATTCCGATCCTGCTCGGGGGGCTTGCTTTGAAGTCCTCGGAGCTGCCTCCGGCCCGCCGGGTCACTCCCAAGGCCGCGCTGAAGAACGAACGCGAGCAGGCGGCCCCGGAGCTGACGAAGCTGCTGTCAGATGTGACCCGATGGCGATATGGACAGAAAGCCCATCTCGAGTCATCCCTTGAGGCTCTCAAGCTTTGGGATGAGGACAATCCACCGCAACTCGAAGAGATCGAGGAACTGAACGAAGACGGGGGCTATGGACTGCGGCTTCGCTTCCAGCTCGGTGCGATCCCACTTGAGCGCTGGCAGGCACGCCAGGACCGTCTCAGTCGCTTCTTCTCGAAGGGGCTGCATGCCGAGCTGACCCCTCTCGACAACGACCGCCTCGATCTGCGTCTGCTGCCGGTTGTCGATGGCTGA
- a CDS encoding precorrin-6A/cobalt-precorrin-6A reductase, protein MGAILMHSCGNRQDQLWLLAGTGEGPRLAAALIKRGWRVQVSVVTPSAARAYASLGLESLAVGALQGEAAIAAFVGERGPFRWVVDATHPFATQISADLEQVCGGLGQPLLRLERPLETGGSATVLQGIDDLSGAALQGRRLMLAIGGRHLAAAARLARVSGAEVFARTLPSAAGLRGALAADLPQGHLAVLRPLQGEPAGGIEQALCRHWAITDVLCRQSGGVTERLWRRIALEQGLQLWLLRRPPTAAQVETVPSESALLERIAHG, encoded by the coding sequence ATGGGAGCCATCCTGATGCACAGCTGCGGGAATCGCCAGGATCAGCTCTGGCTTCTTGCCGGAACCGGGGAGGGGCCGCGTCTCGCGGCTGCGCTGATCAAGCGGGGCTGGCGGGTGCAGGTCAGTGTTGTGACGCCATCGGCGGCACGTGCTTACGCATCGCTGGGGTTGGAGTCGCTCGCCGTCGGTGCCCTCCAGGGGGAAGCTGCCATCGCCGCCTTCGTGGGGGAGCGGGGTCCGTTCCGATGGGTGGTGGATGCCACCCATCCCTTCGCCACGCAGATCAGCGCCGATCTGGAGCAGGTCTGCGGCGGTCTAGGGCAGCCGCTGCTGCGGCTGGAGCGCCCGCTTGAAACCGGAGGCTCTGCCACGGTCCTGCAAGGGATCGATGATCTGAGCGGTGCCGCTCTGCAGGGGCGTCGGCTGATGCTGGCCATCGGCGGACGCCATCTGGCTGCGGCTGCTCGGCTTGCACGGGTCAGTGGAGCGGAGGTCTTCGCCAGGACCCTGCCCTCGGCCGCTGGACTCCGGGGTGCCCTGGCAGCGGATCTGCCCCAGGGGCATCTGGCTGTGTTGAGACCGCTTCAGGGGGAACCAGCCGGAGGCATCGAGCAGGCGCTTTGCCGGCACTGGGCGATCACCGATGTGCTCTGCCGTCAATCCGGTGGGGTCACGGAGCGGCTCTGGCGCCGGATCGCCCTGGAGCAGGGGTTGCAGCTGTGGCTGCTGCGACGACCGCCCACGGCTGCTCAGGTGGAGACTGTTCCCAGTGAGTCGGCTCTGCTGGAGCGCATCGCCCATGGCTGA
- a CDS encoding DUF3153 domain-containing protein encodes MSSPTEPLDLRAAEAALERGDYGQCLELLAPVAESHPLPDAHGARVRLLMVTAWMGQGNDSEAIATCRLLTRRGDPELRQQAKQLLTILEAPALTRPESWSMRLPQLEMSATGSRASSTVRRRKRRPPPPPPPPTGPTQAPALGFAALVTAVLLGLTLLLSGCIRIEADLTIPGPDRVALSWQVQSGNGRLLPWQSRFEEKLHHDLPQLQVSHPGPGAQRIVSAAQPMRIVSSELKRMIQLAAESAGMELPSPSLTLRERNWIVGVQQTLVLDLDLSTLPEIPDLEILVNMDEGSTLHRLHGGERMTAERHNWSWSGLGLGSIAVALLLLLSLLLQGIRRNLGFGFPELPS; translated from the coding sequence GTGAGCTCCCCGACCGAACCGCTGGATCTGCGTGCCGCCGAAGCAGCATTGGAACGTGGCGATTACGGCCAATGCCTGGAGCTGCTGGCTCCTGTGGCGGAGTCCCATCCGCTTCCGGATGCCCATGGAGCCCGGGTCAGGCTGCTGATGGTCACCGCCTGGATGGGTCAGGGCAACGACAGCGAGGCCATCGCCACCTGCCGTCTGCTGACTCGCCGCGGCGACCCTGAACTCCGTCAGCAGGCCAAGCAGTTGCTGACGATTCTGGAGGCCCCGGCACTCACCAGACCGGAAAGCTGGTCCATGCGACTTCCCCAGCTGGAGATGTCTGCCACCGGCAGCCGCGCCTCCTCGACCGTTCGGCGACGCAAGCGCCGCCCACCCCCACCACCGCCGCCACCGACAGGTCCGACCCAGGCACCGGCCCTCGGCTTCGCCGCGCTGGTGACAGCCGTGCTGCTGGGACTGACCCTTCTGCTCAGCGGCTGCATCCGCATCGAGGCGGACCTCACCATCCCAGGGCCGGATCGAGTCGCCCTGAGCTGGCAGGTGCAGAGTGGCAATGGTCGCCTGCTGCCCTGGCAGAGCCGTTTCGAGGAAAAGCTGCATCACGACCTGCCCCAGCTGCAGGTGAGCCACCCGGGACCTGGCGCGCAGCGCATCGTCTCCGCTGCGCAACCCATGCGGATCGTGAGCTCAGAACTGAAACGGATGATTCAGCTCGCCGCGGAATCCGCCGGGATGGAGCTGCCATCACCAAGCCTCACGCTGCGGGAGCGCAACTGGATTGTTGGCGTGCAGCAGACCCTGGTCCTGGATCTGGATCTGTCGACCCTTCCGGAGATCCCTGATCTGGAGATCCTGGTGAACATGGACGAGGGCAGCACCCTGCACAGGCTCCACGGCGGTGAGCGCATGACCGCTGAACGTCACAACTGGAGCTGGAGCGGACTGGGTCTGGGCAGCATCGCTGTCGCCTTGCTGCTGTTGCTGAGCCTGCTCCTGCAGGGAATCCGCCGGAATCTGGGATTCGGCTTCCCTGAACTGCCGTCCTGA
- a CDS encoding single-stranded DNA-binding protein — protein MNHCVLEVEVIEAPTVRYTQDNQTPIAEMAVRFDPLRADDPPGELKVVGWGNLAQDLQNRVQVGQRLVLEGRLRMNTVPRQDGTKEKRAEFTLARLHPVGGQTPGPAPETAPASREAPAAPVRAKQPEPETTSWNSAPLVPDTDEIPF, from the coding sequence ATGAACCACTGCGTGCTCGAAGTGGAGGTGATCGAAGCACCGACGGTTCGCTACACCCAGGACAACCAGACACCGATTGCCGAAATGGCCGTTCGGTTCGATCCGCTGCGTGCCGATGATCCCCCGGGTGAACTCAAGGTCGTGGGCTGGGGCAACCTCGCCCAGGATCTTCAGAACCGTGTGCAGGTGGGCCAGCGGCTCGTGCTGGAAGGTCGGCTGAGGATGAACACCGTCCCCAGACAGGACGGCACGAAAGAGAAACGGGCTGAATTCACCCTCGCGCGCCTGCATCCCGTCGGCGGCCAGACGCCAGGCCCTGCTCCGGAGACGGCTCCGGCCAGCCGTGAGGCACCTGCCGCACCCGTCAGAGCAAAACAGCCCGAACCTGAAACGACCAGCTGGAATTCCGCTCCTCTGGTGCCGGACACCGACGAGATCCCCTTCTGA
- the cutA gene encoding divalent-cation tolerance protein CutA, with translation MADPSAIWLVLTTEADADRAGTLAEALLQRRLVACVSLTPIHSLFHWQGELTRDNEVQLLLKTSEACLEPLRLALTELHSYDTPEWVSWQVETSPAYGAWARDAVSSDALPPAVSETPESGPPAG, from the coding sequence ATGGCTGATCCTTCAGCGATCTGGCTGGTGCTCACCACCGAGGCGGATGCCGATCGGGCCGGGACACTGGCGGAGGCTCTGTTGCAACGCCGACTGGTGGCCTGCGTCAGTCTCACGCCGATCCATTCCCTGTTCCACTGGCAGGGGGAGCTGACGCGCGACAACGAAGTGCAGCTTCTGCTCAAGACCAGCGAGGCCTGTCTTGAACCGCTGCGTCTCGCTCTGACGGAGCTGCACAGCTACGACACCCCGGAATGGGTCAGCTGGCAGGTGGAGACATCGCCCGCCTATGGCGCCTGGGCACGGGATGCGGTCAGTTCAGATGCGCTGCCGCCAGCTGTTTCAGAGACACCTGAGAGCGGGCCCCCAGCTGGGTGA
- the psb27 gene encoding photosystem II protein Psb27 — protein MLSALARLLKPLSRVTIALGLSLCLLLSACSGDAEARLSGDYVEDTVAVSRSLLEVIDLPQDAEGHAEAEVEARALINDYMSRYRPQSRVNGLTSFTTMQTALNSLAGHYAGYANRPLPEDLHDRIAKELTKAERSAVRGS, from the coding sequence ATGCTCTCCGCCCTGGCACGTCTGCTGAAGCCTCTCTCCCGAGTGACCATCGCCCTCGGATTGTCTCTCTGCCTGCTTCTCAGCGCCTGCAGCGGAGATGCCGAAGCCCGTCTCAGCGGTGACTACGTCGAGGACACCGTCGCGGTCTCCCGCAGCCTGCTCGAGGTGATCGATCTGCCGCAGGATGCCGAAGGACATGCCGAAGCCGAGGTCGAGGCCCGAGCACTGATCAACGACTACATGTCGCGCTACAGGCCGCAGTCCAGGGTGAATGGCCTCACCTCCTTCACCACCATGCAGACCGCTCTCAACTCCCTGGCCGGTCACTATGCGGGCTACGCCAACCGTCCCCTCCCGGAGGACCTGCACGACCGCATCGCCAAGGAACTCACCAAGGCAGAACGGTCCGCCGTCCGCGGCAGCTGA
- the rpoD gene encoding RNA polymerase sigma factor RpoD produces the protein MSPSATKTAQPDIVLLANANGELKEVTSVSKAETKKAPAKARTSRSKSSSKDLSAAADELLAAADQASTDKAAKTSTSVKKAASKTATKKPAATKAAAAKAKPARSSAAKSKTGAKASAATAKAKDAASKEAVATVSPEEKAKAAAAEKEAKAKALASIKIGPKGVYTEDSIRVYLQEIGRIRLLRPDEEIELARKIADLLHLEELAAQFESDNGKHPDTKEWAALVEMPVIRFRRRLMLGRRAKEKMVQSNLRLVVSIAKKYMNRGLSFQDLIQEGSLGLIRAAEKFDHEKGYKFSTYATWWIRQAITRAIADQSRTIRLPVHLYETISRIKKTTKVLSQEFGRKPTEEEIAESMEMTIEKLRFIAKSAQLPISLETPIGKEEDSRLGDFIEADIENPEQDVAKNLLREDLEGVLATLSPRERDVLRLRYGLDDGRMKTLEEIGQIFDVTRERIRQIEAKALRKLRHPNRNGVLKEYIK, from the coding sequence ATGAGTCCTTCCGCCACCAAGACAGCTCAACCGGACATCGTCCTGCTGGCCAATGCCAATGGAGAGCTGAAGGAGGTGACATCCGTCAGCAAGGCGGAGACGAAAAAGGCACCCGCGAAAGCACGGACCAGCCGATCAAAATCCAGTAGCAAGGATCTGAGCGCCGCCGCCGATGAGCTGCTGGCGGCAGCCGATCAGGCCTCGACCGACAAGGCCGCCAAGACGTCAACCTCCGTGAAGAAGGCAGCCTCCAAGACGGCGACGAAGAAACCCGCGGCCACGAAAGCTGCGGCAGCCAAAGCGAAGCCGGCCCGGAGTTCGGCCGCCAAGAGCAAAACCGGCGCCAAAGCCAGCGCAGCAACAGCCAAAGCCAAGGACGCCGCCTCCAAAGAAGCGGTAGCCACAGTTTCTCCAGAGGAGAAAGCGAAGGCAGCTGCTGCGGAAAAGGAGGCCAAAGCCAAGGCCCTGGCCAGCATCAAGATCGGTCCGAAGGGGGTCTACACCGAAGACTCCATCCGGGTTTACCTGCAGGAGATCGGCCGGATCCGTCTGCTGCGGCCGGACGAGGAGATTGAACTGGCGCGCAAGATCGCCGACTTGCTCCATCTCGAGGAGTTGGCAGCACAGTTCGAAAGCGACAACGGCAAGCATCCCGACACCAAGGAATGGGCTGCTCTGGTGGAGATGCCAGTGATCCGTTTCCGACGCCGGCTGATGCTGGGGCGTCGGGCCAAGGAAAAAATGGTGCAGTCGAACCTGCGCCTGGTGGTCTCGATCGCCAAGAAGTACATGAACAGAGGCCTGAGCTTCCAGGATCTGATTCAGGAAGGGAGCCTCGGCCTGATCCGTGCGGCTGAGAAGTTCGATCACGAGAAGGGCTACAAGTTCTCCACCTATGCCACCTGGTGGATCCGACAGGCGATCACCCGCGCCATCGCGGACCAGAGCCGCACCATCCGTCTTCCCGTTCACCTTTACGAGACGATTTCCCGGATCAAGAAAACCACCAAGGTGCTGTCCCAGGAATTCGGTCGCAAACCGACAGAAGAGGAGATCGCCGAATCGATGGAGATGACCATCGAGAAGCTGCGTTTCATCGCCAAGAGCGCTCAGCTGCCGATTTCCCTGGAAACACCGATCGGAAAGGAGGAGGACTCCCGCCTCGGCGATTTCATCGAAGCCGACATCGAGAATCCAGAGCAGGACGTGGCCAAGAATCTTCTTCGCGAAGATCTCGAAGGTGTGCTCGCCACCCTCAGCCCAAGAGAGCGCGATGTGCTGCGTCTGCGCTACGGCCTGGATGACGGCCGCATGAAGACCCTGGAGGAGATCGGACAGATCTTCGATGTGACGCGCGAACGGATCCGTCAGATCGAGGCAAAAGCCCTGAGAAAGCTGCGCCACCCCAACCGCAACGGCGTTCTCAAGGAATACATCAAGTGA
- a CDS encoding adenylosuccinate synthase, producing MSLANVVVIGAQWGDEGKGKITDLLSRSADVVVRYQGGVNAGHTIVVDERVLKLHLIPSGILYPDTICLIGSGTVVDPRVMLGELEMLKENDIDISGLQLASTAHVTMPYHRLLDQAMEKQRGARRIGTTGRGIGPTYADKSQRSGIRVIDLLDEQRLRERLEGPLQEKNQLLETIYAVEPLDPDAVISEYLDYGRRLSPHVVDCTRAIHQAARERKNILFEGAQGTLLDLDHGTYPYVTSSNPVSGGACIGAGVGPTLIDRVIGVAKAYTTRVGEGPFPTELSGSLNDQLTERGGEFGTTTGRRRRCGWFDGVIGRYAVQVNGLDCLAVTKLDVLDELDAIQVCVAYELDGERIDHFPSSSDDFARCQPIFETLPGWQCSTEDCRKLEDLPEAAMAYLRFLADLMEVPIAIVSLGASRDQTIVVEDPIHGPKRALLSA from the coding sequence GTGTCCTTGGCCAACGTTGTCGTCATCGGAGCTCAGTGGGGTGACGAGGGGAAAGGCAAGATCACCGATCTTCTGAGCCGGTCCGCTGATGTCGTCGTTCGCTATCAGGGCGGCGTCAACGCAGGCCACACGATCGTTGTTGATGAGCGCGTTCTCAAGCTGCATCTGATCCCTTCCGGGATTCTCTATCCAGACACCATCTGCCTGATCGGCTCAGGGACCGTGGTCGACCCGAGGGTGATGCTCGGCGAACTCGAAATGCTGAAGGAGAACGATATCGACATCTCGGGGCTGCAACTGGCCTCGACGGCTCACGTGACGATGCCCTATCACCGCCTGCTGGATCAGGCGATGGAGAAGCAGCGCGGTGCCCGTCGGATCGGCACCACCGGGCGCGGCATCGGCCCCACCTATGCCGACAAGTCCCAGCGCAGCGGGATCAGGGTGATCGATCTTCTGGACGAGCAGCGGCTCAGGGAGCGTCTGGAAGGGCCGTTGCAGGAGAAGAATCAGCTGCTCGAGACGATCTACGCGGTGGAGCCCCTGGATCCCGACGCAGTGATCAGCGAGTACCTCGACTACGGCCGCAGGTTGTCCCCCCATGTGGTCGACTGCACCCGCGCCATCCACCAGGCCGCCCGCGAACGCAAGAACATTCTCTTCGAGGGTGCCCAGGGAACCCTCCTGGACCTTGATCACGGCACCTATCCCTACGTCACCTCCTCGAACCCGGTCTCCGGAGGTGCCTGCATTGGTGCCGGGGTGGGACCCACCCTGATCGACCGGGTCATCGGTGTTGCCAAGGCGTACACCACCCGAGTCGGGGAAGGGCCTTTCCCGACCGAACTGAGCGGCAGCCTGAACGACCAGCTGACGGAACGCGGTGGTGAATTCGGAACCACCACCGGCCGGCGCCGGCGGTGCGGCTGGTTCGACGGGGTGATCGGTCGCTACGCCGTTCAGGTGAACGGTCTTGATTGCCTCGCCGTCACCAAGCTGGATGTGCTGGATGAACTGGATGCGATTCAGGTCTGCGTGGCCTACGAGCTGGATGGCGAACGGATCGATCACTTCCCCAGCAGCTCCGACGACTTCGCCCGTTGCCAGCCCATCTTCGAGACCCTGCCTGGATGGCAGTGCTCCACCGAGGACTGCCGCAAACTGGAGGATCTGCCCGAGGCAGCCATGGCCTATCTGCGCTTCCTCGCGGATCTGATGGAGGTGCCGATCGCCATCGTCTCCCTCGGCGCCAGCCGTGACCAGACCATCGTGGTGGAGGATCCGATCCATGGTCCGAAGCGGGCTCTGCTCAGCGCCTGA
- a CDS encoding adenosine kinase: MAPDARFPSSCSLDVVGIGNAIVDVLVQTDDSFLNAHGLQKGGMALIDEQQAEALYKASGPGLETSGGSVANTMVGIAQLGGRAGFIGRVRDDQLGTIFSHDIRAVGARFDTPSATSGATTARCLIYVTPDAERTMCTFLGASTQLEPDDLDLSMVRETKVLYLEGYLWDSPAAKRAFIAAAEACREAGGQVALSLSDGFCVDRHRDSFLELVNGHVDVLFANETEILSLYETADLAVALDRVRSCCSTVAITRGADGSVVMSGDERWDIGIFGMGDLLDTTGAGDLYAGGFLHAYTQGESLERCGQLGALCAGQIVTQLGARSQVSLKQLAAAHLN; this comes from the coding sequence ATGGCTCCCGACGCCCGCTTCCCCAGCTCCTGCAGCCTTGACGTGGTGGGAATCGGCAACGCCATCGTTGACGTGCTGGTTCAGACCGACGACAGCTTCCTGAACGCTCATGGCCTGCAGAAAGGCGGCATGGCTCTGATCGATGAGCAGCAGGCGGAGGCGCTCTACAAAGCGAGTGGTCCAGGACTCGAAACCTCCGGTGGCTCCGTTGCCAACACCATGGTGGGGATCGCTCAGCTGGGAGGGCGGGCCGGATTCATCGGCCGCGTCCGCGACGACCAACTCGGAACGATCTTCAGCCACGACATCCGTGCTGTTGGCGCCCGTTTCGACACCCCATCAGCCACCAGCGGCGCCACGACGGCTCGCTGTCTGATCTACGTGACTCCGGATGCGGAGCGCACGATGTGCACCTTCCTCGGCGCCTCAACCCAGCTGGAGCCCGACGATCTGGATCTCTCGATGGTGCGTGAGACCAAGGTGCTCTACCTCGAGGGTTATCTCTGGGACAGTCCTGCCGCCAAACGCGCTTTCATCGCAGCAGCAGAAGCCTGCCGCGAAGCGGGTGGTCAGGTGGCTCTCTCGCTCTCCGACGGCTTCTGCGTCGATCGCCATCGCGACAGTTTCCTGGAGCTGGTGAACGGTCATGTGGATGTGCTGTTCGCCAATGAAACGGAGATCCTGTCGCTCTATGAGACCGCCGATCTCGCTGTTGCCCTGGATCGGGTGCGCAGCTGCTGCTCGACCGTCGCCATCACCCGAGGAGCAGACGGTTCGGTGGTGATGAGCGGTGACGAGCGCTGGGACATCGGCATCTTCGGGATGGGAGATCTGCTCGACACCACTGGAGCCGGCGATCTCTATGCCGGCGGTTTCCTGCACGCTTACACCCAGGGGGAGTCGCTGGAGCGCTGCGGTCAGCTGGGAGCCCTCTGCGCCGGGCAGATCGTCACCCAGCTGGGGGCCCGCTCTCAGGTGTCTCTGAAACAGCTGGCGGCAGCGCATCTGAACTGA
- the argB gene encoding acetylglutamate kinase: MADSKQSGDDALRVSVLSEALPYIQHFAGRRIVVKYGGAAMAHAELRDAVFRDLALLACVGVQPVVVHGGGPEINQWLKRLEIPAEFRDGLRVTDADTMDVVEMVLVGRVNKQIVNGLNRLGARAVGLSGSDGGLVEARPWGDGSHGLVGDVARVNPDVLEPLLERGYVPVISSVAATPEDGKAHNINADTVAGEVAAALEAEKLVLLTDTPGILQDRADPASLIRQLRLSEARQLIHDGVVAGGMTPKTECCIRALAQGVAAAHIIDGRVPHALLLEVFTDAGIGTMVVGRG; this comes from the coding sequence ATGGCTGATTCCAAGCAGTCCGGGGATGACGCCCTGAGGGTGTCCGTCCTGAGCGAGGCCCTGCCGTACATCCAGCATTTCGCTGGCCGACGCATCGTGGTGAAGTACGGGGGCGCCGCCATGGCCCACGCCGAGTTGCGCGATGCCGTGTTCAGGGATCTGGCGCTGCTGGCCTGCGTGGGAGTCCAGCCGGTGGTGGTCCACGGTGGTGGGCCCGAAATCAACCAATGGCTGAAGCGCCTGGAGATCCCAGCGGAATTCCGTGACGGCCTTCGTGTCACCGATGCCGACACCATGGATGTGGTGGAGATGGTGCTGGTCGGGCGCGTCAACAAGCAGATCGTCAATGGTCTCAACCGGCTCGGTGCCCGCGCAGTCGGCCTGAGCGGCAGCGACGGCGGTCTCGTGGAAGCGAGGCCCTGGGGGGATGGCAGCCACGGGCTGGTGGGTGACGTGGCCCGCGTCAACCCTGATGTGCTCGAACCCCTCCTGGAGCGCGGCTACGTCCCGGTGATCTCCAGCGTCGCCGCCACTCCTGAAGACGGCAAGGCCCACAACATCAATGCGGACACGGTGGCGGGAGAGGTTGCCGCAGCCCTGGAGGCCGAGAAGCTGGTGCTGCTCACTGACACACCAGGCATCCTGCAGGATCGGGCGGATCCGGCGTCCCTGATTCGCCAGCTGCGGCTGTCGGAGGCGCGCCAGCTGATCCATGACGGTGTGGTGGCCGGCGGCATGACGCCCAAAACTGAGTGCTGCATCCGAGCTCTCGCCCAGGGCGTCGCGGCGGCGCACATCATCGACGGCCGCGTCCCTCATGCTCTGCTGCTGGAGGTTTTCACCGATGCCGGCATCGGCACGATGGTGGTGGGACGCGGCTGA
- the priA gene encoding primosomal protein N' has product MKFSDPCNILSADGQPVDVWLEAGREGRVFTYRADPDLRLQPGDLVRVPLRNRTMHGLVVGCPVQAMPADRQAALQPVEALLQRAAVPSDWRQWLDGVAERCHLSAFRMLKAALPAGWLGQARASAVRSGRRLWWLQRTTAQPLPDLTQRQLDLLAYLDRQGGGSWQRGVEAAGFSGAVVAALVRKGCIEREQRQSSADAELSSPPHLESPRVLTEEQQKAVAAYQTLAPGKGLLLWGITGSGKTEVYLQLAAAELAAGRHVLLLTPEIGLIPQLVDRCRRRFGARVLEYHSGCRDRERLRAWQHCLEPDQPLVVVGTRSAMFMPLDPLGLVVLDEEHDSSYKQDSPMPCYHARDLAMDRVQRCGGRVVLGSATPSLDSWVQLSPDGPLTLACLRRRISEQPLPPVHVVDMRHELAEGHRRLISRPLMERLQQLPERGEQAVVLVPRRGYSPFLGCRSCGEVVQCPHCDVALTVHRGHGGRQWLRCHWCDHRAEIETRCNHCGSTAFKPFGAGTQRVLELLAEELEDLRLLRFDRDSTGGRDGHRRLLDRFAAGEADVLIGTQMLAKGMDLPRVTLAAVLAADGLLHRPDLRAGEQALQLLLQLAGRAGRGERPGQVLVQTYSPEHPVIRHLVDGRYEDFLAQEIQLRREAGLVPFSRACLLRLSGESATATATAATVLAERIRPLCSSQGWWLVGPAPAPVARVAGRSRWQLLMHGPAGSPLPLPSGEALWEGLPQGVALAVDPDPLDL; this is encoded by the coding sequence ATGAAGTTTTCCGATCCGTGCAACATCCTGTCAGCTGACGGTCAGCCGGTCGACGTTTGGCTGGAGGCCGGTCGCGAGGGCCGTGTCTTCACCTATCGGGCTGATCCTGACTTGCGTCTGCAGCCGGGCGATCTGGTGCGCGTCCCCCTGCGCAATCGGACGATGCACGGGCTGGTGGTGGGATGCCCCGTCCAGGCGATGCCTGCAGACAGGCAGGCTGCGCTTCAGCCGGTTGAGGCTCTGCTGCAGCGCGCGGCTGTTCCCTCCGACTGGAGGCAATGGCTCGATGGCGTCGCTGAGCGATGTCACCTCAGTGCGTTCCGGATGCTCAAGGCTGCTCTCCCCGCGGGGTGGCTCGGCCAGGCCCGGGCCTCGGCCGTTCGCTCCGGTCGTCGACTGTGGTGGCTGCAGAGAACGACGGCTCAGCCGCTGCCGGATCTCACCCAACGACAGCTGGATCTGCTCGCGTATCTGGATCGTCAGGGCGGAGGGTCGTGGCAGCGGGGTGTGGAGGCGGCCGGATTCAGTGGCGCTGTTGTGGCGGCGCTCGTCCGCAAAGGCTGCATCGAACGCGAACAGCGTCAGTCGTCAGCTGACGCTGAGCTGTCGTCCCCCCCTCACCTCGAGTCTCCCCGAGTTCTCACCGAGGAACAGCAGAAGGCGGTGGCGGCGTACCAGACACTGGCTCCAGGCAAGGGATTGCTGCTCTGGGGCATCACGGGCTCAGGAAAGACCGAGGTGTATCTGCAGCTCGCCGCTGCAGAGCTGGCGGCGGGCCGGCATGTTCTGCTGCTCACACCGGAGATCGGACTGATCCCACAGCTCGTGGATCGCTGTCGCCGGCGCTTCGGAGCCCGGGTCCTGGAATATCACAGCGGCTGCCGGGACCGTGAACGGCTGCGGGCCTGGCAGCACTGTCTTGAGCCGGACCAGCCCCTGGTGGTGGTGGGAACCCGTTCCGCGATGTTCATGCCCCTCGATCCGCTCGGACTCGTGGTGCTGGATGAGGAGCACGACAGTTCCTACAAGCAGGACTCTCCAATGCCCTGCTACCACGCCCGTGATCTCGCCATGGACCGGGTTCAGCGCTGCGGGGGCCGCGTGGTGCTGGGCAGTGCCACACCATCGCTGGACAGCTGGGTGCAGCTGAGCCCCGACGGGCCTCTCACCCTGGCCTGTCTACGGCGTCGTATTTCCGAGCAGCCCTTGCCTCCGGTGCATGTGGTGGACATGCGGCACGAACTGGCGGAAGGACATCGCCGCCTGATCAGCCGGCCTCTGATGGAACGGCTCCAGCAACTGCCGGAGCGGGGCGAGCAAGCCGTTGTGCTGGTGCCGCGCCGTGGTTACAGCCCGTTTCTCGGTTGTCGCAGCTGCGGTGAAGTGGTGCAGTGCCCCCACTGCGATGTGGCGCTCACCGTGCATCGCGGCCATGGAGGACGTCAGTGGCTTCGCTGTCACTGGTGCGATCACCGGGCTGAGATCGAAACCCGCTGCAACCATTGCGGTTCCACAGCGTTCAAGCCCTTCGGTGCCGGGACCCAGCGGGTGCTCGAGCTGCTGGCAGAGGAGCTGGAGGATCTGCGGTTGCTGCGCTTCGATCGTGATTCCACCGGTGGTCGCGATGGACACCGCCGTCTTCTGGACCGCTTCGCGGCCGGGGAGGCGGATGTGCTGATCGGAACTCAGATGCTGGCCAAGGGGATGGATCTCCCCCGGGTCACCCTGGCCGCAGTGCTCGCGGCCGACGGCCTGCTGCACCGCCCCGATCTGCGGGCGGGCGAGCAGGCGTTGCAGCTGCTGCTCCAGCTGGCGGGGCGTGCCGGTCGTGGCGAGCGCCCGGGGCAGGTGCTGGTGCAGACCTATTCACCGGAGCATCCGGTGATCCGTCATCTGGTGGATGGGCGATACGAGGATTTCCTGGCCCAGGAAATCCAGCTGCGACGGGAGGCTGGACTGGTGCCTTTCAGTCGCGCCTGTCTGTTGCGTCTGTCGGGAGAGTCGGCCACGGCCACGGCCACGGCTGCGACGGTGCTTGCGGAGCGAATTCGGCCTCTCTGCTCCTCCCAGGGTTGGTGGCTGGTGGGTCCGGCTCCGGCGCCTGTGGCACGGGTGGCCGGTCGCAGTCGCTGGCAGCTGTTGATGCACGGGCCGGCGGGATCACCGTTGCCTTTGCCTTCCGGTGAAGCGCTGTGGGAGGGACTGCCACAGGGAGTGGCCCTGGCGGTTGATCCGGATCCTCTGGATCTCTGA